A genomic stretch from Aedes albopictus strain Foshan chromosome 2, AalbF5, whole genome shotgun sequence includes:
- the LOC115254791 gene encoding uncharacterized protein LOC115254791, with translation MLHILDCPDRVFNGDETSFYLHPKTKEVIARTGSRNVYEVEQAVAKQNVTVMFAFGASGTVVHPHVILSGKRLRKEVVAGFPGAWGVGLSEKGWMDLDNFRNYVEKIFYPYLVEKNVELPVIFFVDGHSSHKSVEVADLCQSLGIILISLYPNTTHITQPADVSVFKPLKDEYRRQAEYWRLAHPDEILTVTHFGEVLTKTVAQGIKASSIRNGFRVCGLFPFNPDNVDYSKCIARKCNNSRDSRDQSINDAPQAPTEIEPVQLSQPELLMTTVVDPSMISPLDSSSVSLQTEEQHVSIHINKIIQAVDMIGPQTMTKIQGDVGLLSREERTIRFFYQEFVQPYVSISNCDRLGGEDVNTLNTTSNTLTPSTVGELAVLDDEILMCAIAETSNNDGKEPVLDTIENLRHENTPIVIEVPGDTSNQSFDIPWDTENVIYCQLNNASDSSPENTKDANSALGEDQSMCLVDFEDEQHRKSNENVFEKDQDLSPLPETVLKDSSNKTKPGCKRRLSEVFKLPPTPRRSTKHRKYSMKFYPVLTAKERLDEIQKKEDEKQAIANLKLKRAKDREMIKQQREDLKKAKAAERERKKIEREQKKEQKKELTKSKTKGKRAKQPKLLI, from the exons ATGCTCCACATTTTGGATTGCCCCGATCGTGTGTTCAATGGAGACGAGACATCCTTCTATCTACACCCAAAGACGAAAGAGGTGATTGCAAGAACCGGATCCAGGAACGTCTACGAGGTTGAGCAGGCAGTGGCAAAGCAAAATGTAACGGTTATGTTTGCTTTCGGTGCGTCCGGGACTGTTGTTCATCCCCACGTCATATTGTCAGGTAAACGGCTTCGGAAAGAGGTGGTAGCAGGATTTCCGGGCGCCTGGGGAGTAGGACTGAGTGAAAAGGGTTGGATGGATTTGGACAATTTCCGTAATTACGTCGAGAAGATCTTCTATCCGTATCTGGTTGAAAAAAATGTGGAGCTCCCAGTCATTTTTTTCGTCGACGGTCACTCATCTCATAAATCCGTGGAAGTAGCAGACCTTTGTCAATCCTTGGGAATAATACTTATTTCCCTTTATCCAAACACTACTCACATAACTCAACCCGCTGACGTTTCGGTGTTCAAGCCTCTTAAGGACGAATATAGACGACAAGCCGAATACTGGCGTTTGGCAcatcctgatgaaattctcacAGTAACACATTTCGGTGAAGTGCTGACTAAAACAGTTGCGCAGGGTATCAAAGCCAGCAGCATTCGAAATGGATTTCGAGTTTGCGGACTATTCCCATTCAATCCGGATAATGTCGATTACAGCAAGTGTATCGCGCGGAAGTGCAACAATTCCCGAGATTCCAGAGATCAATCGATAAACGATGCTCCTCAGGCACCGACTGAAATCGAGCCTGTGCAACTATCACAACCGGAATTGCTCATGACTACTGTTGTAGATCCCTCAATGATTAGTCCACTTGACTCTTCATCTGTGTCTCTTCAAACAGAAGAGCAGCATGTGTCTATACACATCAATAAAATCATTCAAGCAGTAGATATGATTGGTCCTCAGACGATGACAAAGATACAAGGTGATGTTGGCCTCCTCTCACGAGAGGAACGGACCATCCGATTCTTTTATCAAGAATTTGTACAACCATATGTGAGCATCTCAAATTGCGACAGGTTGGGTGGTGAAGATGTTAACACACTCAACACAACATCGAACACACTGACGCCGTCTACGGTTGGAGAATTAGCAGTGTTGGATGATGAAATCCTCATGTGCGCAATTGCGGAAACAAGCAACAATGATGGGAAAGAACCGGTTTTGGACACAATTGAGAATCTACGCCACGAAAATACTCCTATTGTCATTGAGGTACCAGGTGATACATCGAATCAGTCTTTCGACATACCGTGGGATACAGAGAATGTTATTTATTGTCAACTCAACAATGCATCTGATTCCAGTCCAGAGAATACTAAAg ATGCAAACAGCGCTTTGGGCGAAGATCAATCCATGTGTCTCGTTGATTTCGAAGATGAACAACATCGTAAAAGCAATGAGAATGTCTTTGAAAAAGATCAAGATTTGTCTCCACTCCCAGAAACTGTTTTGAAGGATTCCAGCAACAAAACAAAACCTGGGTGTAAGCGCAGACTGTCCGAAGTTTTTAAGCTACCACCAACTCCACGTCGCAGTACGAAGCATCGCAAATATTCAATGAAGTTCTATCCGGTTTTAACAGCCAAGGAACGACTTGACGAAATACAGAAAAAGGAAGATGAAAAACAGGCCATCGCAAACCTCAAGCTAAAAAGAGCTAAGGATCGTGAGATGATCAAACAGCAACGCGAAGATCTTAAAAAGGCTAAGGCAGCTGAACGCGAACGCAAGAAGATAGAAAGAGAACAGAAaaaagaacagaaaaaggaaCTAACTAAGTCTAAGACTAAAGGAAAACGGGCAAAACAACCGAAACTTTTGATTTAA